Proteins encoded by one window of Pseudorca crassidens isolate mPseCra1 chromosome 3, mPseCra1.hap1, whole genome shotgun sequence:
- the C3H5orf46 gene encoding uncharacterized protein C5orf46 homolog, with amino-acid sequence MAVSVLQLTVVWGLLVLILTCQADNKPESKSDDKPDDSGKTLEPAFPNFLSLLGSEIIENTVEFIICSMMKSKGYMKCDEKKEEDSSE; translated from the exons ATGGCTGTCTCAGTGCTACAGCTGACAGTTGTTTGGGGACTGCTTGTCTTAATCCTGACTTGCCAAGCCG ataACAAACCAGAGAGCAAGTCAGATGACAAGCCAGATGACTCGGGCAAAACCCTAGAACCAGCCTTTCCAAACTTCCTAAGCCTCTTGGGCTCGGAGATCATTGAGAATACGGTGGAGTTCATCATCTGCTCCATGATGAAGAGCAA aggatatATGAAATGtgatgagaaaaaagaagaagattcaTCAGAGTGA